One Dokdonia sp. Dokd-P16 genomic window carries:
- a CDS encoding M14 family zinc carboxypeptidase, translated as MKYKILIVSVLVFAFAKALSPQLHAQEYFTGKYAPFDAAIPSPAQYLGYEIGEQHTRHDQIVSYFEKLAELSPRATISEYGRTHENRKLVILTISNVNNQENLPTLKKQHLAFVDTNQKVSNYNDVPVFIQLGYNVHGNEPSSSEAALLTAYTLVASQHPEIEKYRNNSIIFIDPTINPDGRDRHTQWANSYKGSPLVSDNIDAEHTEMWPRGRTNHYWFDLNRDWLLAINPESRGKLDWYHEWYPNVVTDFHEMGTNSSHFFEPMLPIGSMDPIMPKENYEDLNNLFAPYFSSALDEIGSFYFTKESFDGTYPGYGSSYPDLQGALALLFEQASSRGHLQDTDFGTISFPFTIRNQYTSGMATVKAAVENKGTLRKYQQDFFKSAFAKAKTDQAAAYEFGDPYDANRTKAFIDKLLKHRIKLYDKGDGRYVVPTQQAQKRMVQSFFETYKTYRDSVYYDASAWSVGNFYNMRYKGLNSTPSLGKEVTSTDNLTQVKAVTQTNYAYLIDYDDYNAPALLAYLQREGLTVATAFKPFTAKTTSGNHDFNYGTLMLPVSRQEKSADEVYRIVTAGQQQFQVPIYAANTGFSIKGIDLGSQNFQKVDTPKALMIIGDGTSSYEAGEIWHLLDTRVHMPITKVMSNNLNRVDLSKYNTLVIVSGSYGDLSKRFQENLTSWVTQGNTLITSGTASSWAIKSKIASGTLTNEVKKDSTKTIKREPYVNQRPNRGKERLGGAIFEVDLDLTHPLAFGYRYKQLPVYKNNNVWLQPSKNEYNTVAQYSATPHIDGYISDKNLNDFMKKSASIVVSPKGRGRVVMFADNPNFRGSWYGTNKLFLNAIFFGSLID; from the coding sequence ATGAAATATAAAATTCTAATTGTAAGTGTTTTAGTATTCGCTTTCGCGAAAGCGTTATCACCTCAACTACACGCTCAAGAGTACTTTACAGGAAAGTACGCACCTTTTGACGCTGCAATACCGTCTCCGGCACAATATCTTGGTTATGAAATAGGTGAGCAACACACACGCCACGATCAGATAGTCTCCTATTTTGAAAAACTAGCCGAGTTATCGCCTAGAGCAACGATAAGTGAGTACGGAAGAACACACGAGAACAGAAAACTTGTGATACTTACCATCTCAAACGTAAATAATCAAGAGAACTTACCTACCCTAAAAAAACAACACCTCGCATTTGTAGATACTAATCAGAAAGTGTCAAACTATAATGACGTACCCGTGTTTATACAGCTAGGTTATAATGTACATGGTAATGAGCCATCCAGCTCTGAAGCGGCGTTACTTACTGCATACACGCTCGTTGCCTCACAGCATCCAGAAATCGAAAAATATAGAAATAACAGCATCATATTTATAGACCCTACCATAAACCCAGATGGTCGTGATCGCCACACACAGTGGGCAAATAGTTATAAAGGCTCACCACTAGTTTCTGATAATATAGACGCAGAGCATACAGAAATGTGGCCACGAGGAAGAACTAATCATTATTGGTTTGACCTAAACCGTGACTGGCTACTTGCTATAAATCCGGAAAGCCGTGGCAAACTAGATTGGTATCACGAGTGGTACCCAAATGTAGTTACAGATTTTCACGAGATGGGCACAAACAGCAGTCACTTTTTTGAGCCTATGCTGCCTATTGGGAGTATGGATCCTATTATGCCAAAGGAAAACTATGAAGACCTCAATAACCTTTTTGCTCCTTACTTTTCAAGTGCGCTTGATGAGATAGGTAGTTTTTATTTTACAAAGGAATCTTTTGACGGCACCTATCCTGGTTATGGATCATCATATCCAGATTTACAAGGAGCACTGGCGCTACTTTTTGAACAAGCGAGCAGTCGCGGGCATTTGCAGGACACAGATTTTGGCACCATAAGTTTTCCCTTCACTATAAGAAATCAGTATACCTCTGGAATGGCAACTGTAAAGGCTGCTGTAGAGAATAAAGGTACTTTACGTAAGTACCAGCAAGATTTTTTCAAGTCCGCTTTCGCGAAAGCAAAAACAGATCAAGCAGCCGCTTATGAGTTTGGAGATCCTTATGATGCAAACAGAACGAAGGCTTTTATAGACAAACTCCTTAAGCATCGTATTAAGTTATATGACAAAGGCGATGGACGTTATGTAGTACCTACACAACAAGCACAAAAAAGAATGGTGCAGTCCTTCTTTGAAACCTATAAAACTTATAGAGATAGTGTCTATTATGACGCAAGTGCATGGTCTGTGGGTAACTTCTATAATATGCGTTACAAGGGATTGAATAGCACGCCGTCTTTAGGTAAAGAAGTAACCTCAACAGATAATCTCACTCAAGTTAAAGCGGTGACACAAACAAATTACGCATACCTCATCGATTATGATGATTATAATGCGCCTGCTCTGCTTGCCTACTTGCAGCGTGAAGGTCTAACAGTGGCGACTGCGTTCAAACCTTTTACAGCAAAAACAACAAGCGGTAATCATGACTTCAACTACGGAACGCTTATGCTGCCTGTAAGCCGTCAAGAAAAATCTGCAGACGAGGTATATCGCATCGTAACAGCTGGACAACAGCAATTTCAAGTACCTATCTATGCGGCAAACACTGGCTTTAGTATTAAAGGAATCGACTTAGGTAGTCAGAATTTTCAAAAAGTAGATACTCCTAAAGCGCTTATGATTATAGGAGATGGTACAAGCTCATATGAAGCTGGTGAGATATGGCATTTACTTGACACACGTGTCCATATGCCTATTACAAAAGTGATGAGTAATAACCTTAACAGAGTAGATTTGAGCAAGTACAACACATTAGTAATAGTATCTGGAAGCTACGGGGATTTATCAAAGCGATTTCAAGAAAATCTTACTTCATGGGTTACACAAGGAAATACGTTGATTACTTCTGGAACCGCTAGCAGCTGGGCTATCAAGTCAAAAATAGCATCAGGAACGCTAACTAATGAAGTCAAGAAAGATTCTACAAAAACTATTAAAAGAGAGCCTTACGTTAATCAAAGACCTAATCGTGGAAAGGAGCGTCTAGGTGGAGCTATTTTTGAAGTAGACCTAGATCTTACTCATCCGCTAGCATTTGGTTATCGCTACAAGCAACTACCTGTATATAAAAATAACAATGTCTGGTTACAACCTAGCAAGAACGAGTATAACACCGTTGCACAATATTCGGCTACGCCTCATATTGATGGTTACATTTCTGATAAAAACCTCAATGACTTTATGAAAAAGAGCGCATCTATTGTGGTCTCTCCTAAAGGACGAGGACGTGTTGTAATGTTTGCAGATAATCCTAACTTTAGAGGAAGCTGGTATGGAACCAATAAGCTATTCTTAAACGCAATCTTCTTCGGGAGTCTCATTGATTAA